In the genome of uncultured Celeribacter sp., the window TGGACATACCAACGTCGAGCGACGCCGCCCGGAACGATCCCCTGCGGGCAATCGCCAGAACCGCATCGAAATCGGACAGCTTGTATGGCGCCATTATCCTGAAACTCCAAACACCACGTCCAAATTAATCCTGCTTATCCGCACGGTGTCAAAGCCCTAATTTCGTGTCCAAGGCGCAGATCCCGAGACGAACCAAGAGTGCGCCGGCGAGATCGGCCGCCGAAGCTGAACGCTAACCGCAAAGGAGACCTACCATGACCATCGAACTTCCAGACGTGATCGCCTCCTATTTCTCGGCCGACAAGAAGGGCAACGCGCAGGCCATCGCCGAGGTCTTCATGCAGGACGCCACGGTTATCGACGAAGGCAATACCTACACGGGTCGCGACGCGATCCGGCAGTGGATGGCCAATGCCTCCACGCTATACACCTACACGGTAGAGCCGTTCGAAATCGCGGAAGACGGCCAGCGCACGATCGTCACCAGCCACCTTGTCGGCACCTTCCCCGGAAGCCCGGTCGACCTGCGCTATTTATTTGTCCTTCGCGGGGACAGGATCGCCGAACTGGAGATCGTGCCATGAGCCCCTTTCTGACCCTCAAGGGAAAGCGGGCGCTCGTCACCTCCGGCACGCGCGGTGCCGGAGGAGCGACCATGGCCCTGTTCAAGGAGCTTGGCGCCGACGTTCTGACGACGGCGCGGACAAGGCCGCCGGAGATGCCGGAAGACCGGTTCGTGGCCGCGGATCTGACCGGGGCCGAGGGTTGCGCCAGGGTGGCCGAGGCCGTGCGCGAGAGGCTGGGTGGTGTCGACATCATCGTCCACATGCTCGGCGGCTCCTCGGCGCCCGCGGGCGGCTACAGGTCGCTTGGCGACGACGAATGGCGGCGCGAGCTCGATCTGAACCTGATGCCGGCGGTCCGCCTCGACCGTGCGCTTGTTCCAGAGATGGAGGCGCGGGGCAGTGGCGTGGTGATCCACGTCACGTCCATCCAACGCGAGCTACCGCTGCCCGAGGCGACGACCGCCTATGCCGCCGCCAAGGCGGCGCTGTCCACCTACAGCAAGAGCCTGTCGAAACAGGTCTCGCCAAAGGGTGTGCGGGTTGTCCGTGTCTCTCCGGGCTGGATCGAAACGGAGTCCTCCGTCGCGCTGGCGAAACGCCTAGCGGCGGAGCACGGGGTCGACGTCGAAGCGGGCAAGCGCATGATCATGGATTCGCTTGGTGGGGTGCCGATTGGGCGTCCGTCCACACCGGACGAGATCGCGAACCTGGTCGCCTTCCTTGCCTCTGATCGCGCGGGAACCATAACGGGGACAGAATACGTGATTGATGGCGGCACCGTGCCGACGGCGTGATCACCCTTATCGCCGCCCCCGGCTCCTGCACCTTTCAAGAGGCCCTTCTAGTAGATCAAGGATGCTGAGGTCAGCGGTGCTCGACCACACAAAGATGGAGAGGATTGCGCGCCACCTCGGCGTCCAGCTCGAAGATGCGTTCGCCATCACGGAAGAACTGGAACTCTAAGAAGTCGGGCCGGTCGGTAGCGGTCGGCCCAGAGCCGACGGTCATGACAGGCGCAGCGAAGGTCCTGAAGGAGCCCATTTTACCTGATGGCACAGGCTGGATGAATGGCGGCTTATCTCAACGGGTATTCTGCCGCGAGTTACTGCTTGATGGACCAGACCATCGCGGTTTCGTAACCCGCAGCTTCGAGCATCTCGATCTTGGACAGCCACCTGGCGGGGCATACCACAAATGCAGCCCCCATACCCCTGTCCGCAAAGGCGGCCTCGGCTGCGCGTAAAAGCGTGGTCGCCCCCTCGCCACCGTTTGCAAGAACCGTGGGATCGGCTAGGTCCGGGTGGTAATAGTCGTCAATGACACCTGTTCCGGTGATGTCGTGCGCCGGCGGAAAATGAAGCCGTGAAGCGGGCTGCGCGATCACGTACCCATTTAGGTTTTCCGGCGACCCCATGACCATCATGTCCCGGTCACGCAACGTCAGGCTTCGGTTCATCCAGCCGGTGAATCTGGTGTCTGCATCGGGATGCCGTTCCCAGAAGGGGTCGATCTCGAAGAGGATCCGCTTGTTCTCCGCTGCTCGCGCGACGATGCCGGGGACGTCGGCCTCGGTGGCCAGCCGGACTGCGGAGGGACGTCCGGCATCGCCAAGATCGGTTCTGGACAGGTAGAGCGTCAGCGGATCGTAACCGCGATCCCTAAAAACGTCGTGCCAAGGTTCACTGGTGACATAGGTAGACAGGAAGATCGTTGCCCCGGCATCCATCAGGGCACGTTCCGCTGCTGCCACCAGGGCATTGATCATGCCCTCCGACGCGCCGGGCGCGACCGTACTATCGGGCAGGATCAGTCCCGGATCGCCTTGTCTGCCCGCATAGATCGGTGGCACCGGAAGAAGCATTGAGTGAATCACACCATTGATCGCTCCATCATGCTTGAGAACCTGCCATATTTGGCGGAACGGCTGCTGCTCGGATGTCAGCGCGAATGTCAGCGCCTTTTCGATCTGTGCCGGGGCATCCGCGGCCATCTTCCACAGGATTGGGTCGATGACATGACGTTCCTCTGCGTCCGACAGGAGAAGATCAATAAGGCGGGGTATGTCGCCGGTGCTGGCGGCGCGAACGGTATGTGGCATCTGATTGATCTCAATGGTATCGCGTGGCGGCTCTGATCCTGTATCGAGATGTTTCCTTCGTTTGACAAAACAGGATATCTGCGAGAGCATTTAGAAATCCTAACGCCTTAGGCTCCGTTGATGCAGCAAATGAACCTCAACTCCCTTCGGGTGTTCGCTTGCGTGGCGCGGCACTGCAACCTTCAGCGCGCAGCGGATGAGCTGAACCTGACGCGCGGCGCGGTTTCCCAGAGGATCAAACAGCTCGAAATCGACCTCGGGGTGATCCTTCTGGAACGCCAGGCTCGCGGAGTAACGCTTACCCCCGAAGGTGCGCGCTGTCGGGAGGCTGTCGACAAAGCCTTGGCCACGCTCGAAACAATGCTCACCGCGCTCGGTCAGGAAGGAGAGCAAATCACGCTCCACCTTGGGTCCTCCACGGCGGCAAAATGGCTGATGCCGCGCATGGGAGATTTCGCCACCCGGTTTCCTCGTATCTCGCTCAGGACCGAGGTTCACACTCAGCAGTTGTCCCGTGACCTGGCCCGCAACGAGATTGCCATCTGGCCGGGCAAGCCATCCGATCCGAAGCCTTTTTGTAACGCGAGGCCGTTGACCGACATTCGCTTGGTAGCCGTATGCAGCCCGGACTTCCCTAGGCCCGACTGGCCGATGGGATTGGACACCCTGCTGACCCTACCGCTGCTTCAGGATTCACATCGCCGGTGGGAAAAGCTGATCGAGGTGAGCGGGCACCGCGCCCGGTATAAACTGATGAACTTCGATCGCTCTGCTCTGGCGCTGGATGCGGCCATCGAAGGCTATGGCGTTGCTATGGCTCCAACCTACATGGTCGAAAGCGATGTATCGCGGAAACGACTGGTAGAGGTGTGGTTCAGTCCAGAACCTTCGACCAAACACCTATTCGTTTCCTGGTCGCAAGAGCATGTGAGGCAACCGGACGTGCATCGGGTCGTGGATTGGATCGCCTCGGAATTTGGGCAAGAGCGGACGCTGGAAAATGGGTGAGGAATGGCCGGAAAGTCCGCAAAGCCGTCGCGACTTCCTCGAGATTGCTGCGCGATACATGAACGTCCGGTCTGGTGAAGCGGCAGTGCTACACCGGGCACATCATCGAGCGGCAGGATTGGGCTGTGGCTGTGTGAAAACGCGCCGGCAGGTGCTGTCGGTTTCTGGTTGGCCGCACTGTTCGCTTTCAGACGCCTCCGACACCCTTTGCGCGCATGACGGGTTGGTGATCCATTTCAGACAAGGCGTGACGTCGGCGCCTGGGGCGCGACAGCCCCCGATCAGACGGCAATGGCCCGCATCAGGCCCTGGATGCCGATCAACGCGACCATTCGCTTGATGTTGTAGGCTAGGACATTCAACGCCATCTCGGTGCGGATGTTCGTAAGCGCTGTCTGCGCCCCACATTGCCGACGATAGGCATCGTTGCGAGTTCATACGCATCCGAAGAGAAGGAGTGCGTTTCGCAATGTTCGCAAAGAATTCGTTTCTCACAGCGCTTGGTGTCTGTCGTCAGCACCTGTGGGACAGACACTGAACCACGCCAAAACATCCCAGAGGCAAGGACATTGTTGATCGGCAGAGCTCCAAGTGAGGTGGCCCCCATTTCGCGGACAGGTTCGCGGCGCTGCTAAGCTTGCCTGTTGATCATGCCGCCGCCTGAAGGTCAGGGCCATGATGGGCCTCGACTGGTGTCCTGCCTCCGAGTGCCAAGAGCGGGCGTTCGGTGTTGTAGAAGTCGATCCACCTGCAGATGCCAGACCTGGCCGCCGGCCCCGTTTCGAAGGCATGAAGGTAAGGATAGCCTTAGATCGGATGATCAGGGGACCAGTTCAGCAACTTAGTTGCTGAGATACGGTTTCAAGGCGAAACCTGCAAGGAGAGCTCAAAAGCATCAAAATTCACCATCATTGAACAAAAGACAAATTCCTTCAATGTCATGGTAAATTTATTAGATTTCCGAGAGAGCTTTAGTATCCTCAACCTAGGGAGGAAATACTCATATACACACTCTTCGCATGGAGGTGAAACATGCCCAAAATTTCAAGTGGTGGACATTCAATTTGCGAGCCGCCCGATAGCATTGATAAAAGAAACACTTCTTCTGGCATTTCCCGCCGGAGTCTCCTTCTCACTGGTAGTGGTTTTGTAGGATCTCTTGGCGCGACGTCAGCATATCCCAACCCGATTATGGGCGGCCTCAATTACTCGGTCGGCTCAAAGCGCGGCGTTCCTCCCGGCCTTGTACTCGCTGAATATTCCGCACCACCATCTCAGAATCGTTCGGCACCTCTGGGTGCCAACCCCTCAGCCCCGAGCTCGATTTCGGTGACGCCATTGGCAGGTGAAAACTCGATCACCGAATATCCATTTAACAGTAGCCATGTTTTCGGTGTGTTGGTTAGTAACTTGCACGAGTTCGACACGGCCGACCTGTTCGCGCAACAGGACAACAAGGACATCGTGCTTACCAATCTCGGCGCTCAGCACGTCCTAGTTTCAGGACTTGATGAGAGCAACACGCTTCCGCTCGAAGCAACACCACTCAAGCGGAGCTTGCCACCGCTCCAAAGCCTGGTCGTCCGGGCCGGCGTGACGATTTCCACGTCGGACGCGTCAGCGACCGGACTGGTCTCCCTTATGCAAGTCCGCACGCCACGCAATGCGCAGACAGACACCTTCGCCGACACGACACTTTGGTCTCAGTATCAATATCCCAACGGGATGGCGCCGCTCCCGCTCTGGATCTCCAACCAAATCCATCTTGCCAAACCGGTGGAACTCGATCCTTGGGCGATGGCCGGGCTGCAAGCTCCAATCAATGCCAAACCACTCGATTATGAGCTTTACGCCAACCTCTGGTGGCTGCCGGCCGGTTCGGATGCCGGAATCCATGCGGCGCATCACCGAAACTTCCTTGAGGTACATACACAGCTGACCGGGTTCGGCCGGATGCAAAAATTCCGGGATCTTGATACCCCTCAAGCCGGATCGGGTGAAAGGCCACTGCTCCTGCCGGTAGGTGGCGATATGACCCCTTTCGATACGGGAGATGCCTTTCCTGGCCTCTACGAAGAAACTCGATTGGCGCCGGGCGCTACTCACCTGCCGATGCCGCTTGTGACGGAATATGATGCCTGGGATACCCAGTCCGACATCGCCCGTAACGCAAGTATCGACGACCCGTGCTTTTTCTATCCGCCACATCAATACTATGCGGATACGGACTGCCTCTGGATCGCTTTCGAATTTCACCGCGCCCTCTGAGCCCCACCAAAATCAGGAAGGGTCAGCCTCATGACCGACAGAACGCTCCCGGCTTCTTGGAAGCCGTACAATACCTATGACTATGTGCCAATTGACGAATGGACAGTTGGGGACGACATCGACCTTTTTGCCGTCAGTTGGGACGGTAAACCGCATTCTCCCCGAGGGTTTGACAAAGACTGGACCGTCTTTATCAATGCCCGCGCACGCACGGGTGCAGCCCATGCCAAAGAGCGAGACATCTGCCTGGTCTTGCAAGTTACATCTTGCGAGAAGAATGCCTTTCGGATCCGCTTTTCGCCTGCTATATCGCGTTTCGAAGGTTTCGCGGACAAGGTCTACGGACCCATCGTCAAGGATCGCCTCGATCAAATCCGCGAATACGAGAAACGGCACGGAATACGGCCGAATCTGCGATGGAATAGGAACGGAGTCTTCGTTGCGCTGCGCTCGATCAGCGTAGAGTTCGTTCGGGGCGACGATGACCATCTGTCGATCCAGATTCGGCGACATGCCGATGGCGCAATCACCGATATTTCCTCGGGCCCGCTCCTGCACGCCGATCCCGCAATTGGTACGGTCGCCAATCTCAAGCGCAAGGCCGACGGCGCGACCCACTATTTCGGACTCGGCGAAATTCTTCACTACAACATGACCAGCAGCAACGACCCCGAATTCGGCGCGTCGGAGGCTGGAGGCTATTCAACACAGGGCCGCTCTCGGCTCGATCATTCCGGCTCCGCCATCACCTGCTATAACTATGACAATCTCTGGTACAACCAGCCCGAGGTTTTCCCTCTCGACGTCCCATATGAGGAAACGTTCAAAGCCAATTCCTTTGTGCCGCTGTACTTGAACGCCCCGTTCTACATCGAGCGGTCGGTCGTCCAGAACCACCAACAGTTTCTCGGCGCGTTTCTTGACAATACCGGCCAGAGTTTCTTTGCGCTGAAGAACGAAAGCCGTGATCCGTTGGCGGTCGAAGCCGGCGTGCAGCATGGTGAATTCGATTGTCACTATATGTTTGCGGAGCATTCCGCGGACGTGCTCGATGCCTACACATACCTGATGGGGCGCGGTAGCCTTGACACGGAGGACGAGAAGACATCACTCAACCGTCGCGCCGTCATGCCGCCGAAATATCTCTTCGGCTATTTTCAGGCGAAGTACGGCTGCCTCGGCCTGATTCGCCCGAAGGAAGAAACCGATCCCAGCCGGGTCTATGTCGACGATATCGTCTATGGCCACCGTGACGCGGAAATCCCGCTCGAAGGACTCGGTGTCGATATCGACGTTCAGGAAGACAAAAAACTTTTCACGATCAAGGATAGCTTCTGGTCAGGCGGACAGGTCGGCGACGGTGTTTCGGTGTTCGACTGGGCTGCCGACTTCAACCTTCTGTGCCAGACGAATATCACACCCTTCGTACGCGCGGACAAGATCGCATACGATCCGAACGACGCAAGCAAAGCGCAGTATGCAACAGCTCAAGGGCTCATCGAGAAGGGGTACTGCGTTCAGAACGAAGGCGAGACCAACATCGTCAAGTTCCGTGGGCCGGAAAACGAAGCCGATTATCCCGGGCTGACCTATACCCAAATCGGCGGCGTGAGCTATCCCGATCAGAACGTTCTTGTTCTGGACTATGGCGTCAACGCTCAGACGGGCGATCGCGACATGATCGGGTCGGTGGTTACCGACTTTGGCAATCCCGATGCCGCACGATTCTGGGGCGAGCAATACAAAAGTCTCTTCGAAAACGGCCTGGCATTCATCTGGCAGGACATGACCGTGCCGGACCCGATGCCCCATGTCGAAGACGGACAGAATTTTGCCGACACCTCTGCACCGAGAAATCAGTTTGGCTGGTCCCTGACCGGAGAGGCGCCGTCCGACGACAGGCGCCGGACCAATACGTTCAACTGGCGCAGCTATCACGGCCAACTTCGCCTAACCGACCCCCGTTATGGTGATGGGCGTAAGACCCCCTTTGTGGAACTCCGCAATTTCCACGCTTACATGCTTGCCCGCTCATCCTATGAATATGGGCTGGAAGCCCATGCCGACCTGCTCAAATCCCACAAGCGGAGCTATATCATTTGCCGAAGCGGTTATCCCGGGCTTCAGCACTACTCCGGCCATTGGATCGGTGACAATGCCTCGACTTGGCATCACCTGCAGGTCTCGGTCGCGCAAATTCTGAACCTGGGTCTTTCAGGCATTCCGATTGCAGGCGCAGATGTCGGAGGCTTCGCACCAGGCGAAGCTCCGAGCAACCCGACCCAGACCTTCTACGGTGAAGAAGGCAATCGAAATCACAACCCCAGCGTCTACGACCGGCTCGTGCTTGGACCGGATGACATCGATATCGGCGCTGTGAGCGATCCAGAGCTCATTACTCGATGGATGCAGGCCGCAGCCCTTCAGCCCTGGGCCCGCAATCATTACGACGCGATGAAGAAATATCAGGAGATCTATCATTACGAGACTGCGGCAACACCCGATGGAGACACGAACTTCGGAGACGTGATGGCCGAATTCGTGCGCTTTCGGGTGCGCTGGCATCATCTTCTCTACGATGCGATGTATCAAAACACGCAAACCGGCGCACCACTCAACAAAGCCATGTGTCTTTGGGACCAAGATGACGCGGTGTTCGACGACGAAAATCGCGACATCCTGGCAACCCAATTCTTCATCAACAATTCCGTTCTGGTGGCGCCGATCCTGACACATAGCCTTGCCGGACGGGCCGGCGCCTATGAAGCATCGACCGACGTCTATTTCCCTCGCGGCATGGATGGCGATGAGATCAACTGGCTCCGCTACGATGTCTTGGCGGACAAGGTCGATCTGGTTGCGCCGGTCACCGGTGGACTGCGTCAGACGATATCCGCGAAGATCGACTCACTGCCGCTCTTCGTACGTGAAGGCGCAATCATTCCCGAGCGCCATGCGGCCACGGATCTCGACGCACCGTTCAAGAATATCCAAACGCTCGACAAATTCGAGCAGCCGCTAGTGCTGTCACTGTACCCCGCAATCTCGGAAAAATGCAGCTACACCTATCAGCTCTACTGGGACGATGGCGGCATATCCCGCGCTGCGGAAACCGAAGGGCAATTTTCGGTGATTGATGTGCATCACAAAGCAAGTCAGTCGGCACGCGTCGTGACGCTCATGCCAGCACGCTACAACTTCCCGCTGCATCGCTACATCTATCTCCGCCTGCGAATGGCTGAACCCTCGGCTGGCCTCATTTCCGCTCCCTCGGGAGAAGTTGGTGAGGCCTTTTCTTCCCGTGATGCGCTCTTTGCATATGACGGCGAGGGCTACTTCGCCGAACAGGCAACGGACAGTCTCTGGATCAAGATTTCCACTGCCGATCTTGCCGCCAATGAGGCTTTAGAAATCCGTGTAAACACCTGATCACCAGAGTGCGAGGCCCGCGCGAAGCGATCCGCGCGGGCACCTAATCGCTCCTCACGGACATGATGTGCGAGCCGTCGCAATAGTCCCCATTTGACAGGTACTTATTGGATCCCAGTGAACCTGAGAAAATGCTTCCCTAATCGAAAGTTCTGAATATGCTGAAACAACCAAGGTTCCCTACAGTTACGCCTCCAACCTTTGAGGCGCAGACGATCACTGAAAAGCTCCGAAGCGGATACTGGGTTGAGGTGGCCGATGTCGACACGGACGGACGCCCCGATCTGGTCTGTTTCGGAATGTCCATGGACGAAATATATTGGTACGAAAACAGCGACAACGGGATGCACTGGACCTGTCATCCCATGGTCAAGGGTATCAACATGCCGGTCGGCATGGATAGCATGGATCTCACGGGCAACGGCTCTCCCGATTTTGTCGTTTGCTATGATCTGTACGGCGCAAGCGGAACGTTCAAGGAGCCTGCTTCTGAAGGCGGACGCATTGACTGGTTGGAAAACCCAGGCCTCTCGGGTACGCCGGAAACGCTATGGAAGCGCCATTACGTGGGGCAATCCCCTGCAACTCATCGTGTACGTGTGGGTCATTTCACTCGGCGCGACAAAATCCAAATACTGGGTTTCCCGATCGTTTCGCAGTCAGGCATGCATAGCCTACTTGATATCACGCTGTATACACAGCCAGACGACATCACCAGTGATGAGCCGTGGAGTTCCGAAGTTGTGTGCAACAACAAATTTCGCTTCATTCACGGTGTGGAGAAATATTCTGGTTTCTGCCCGGAATCCGGTTTGGACGCGAACCTCATATGTTCTGACGAAGGGATATCGATCTTCTACTTCAACGAGAGTAGGAAAAGCTGGATAATCGAAAAGATCGGGCATGGAGAACAAGATCAATTTGAAAAGACCGGCTTTCGTGGCAGCGGCGACGCAGCGATAGGAGCCGAAGACGGGAACGTTGCCTACGTCGCTGCAATTGAGCCTTTCCATGGGAATTGCGTTGCGGTCTACGTGCTGGACAAAGAAACAGGGACTTGGAAGCGCCACTTTCTGGACATCTACAGCGAACCCAATGAGTTGGGTGAAAGCCCCGGCCACTCGGTCGTTTGCGCGGACTTCGATGGCGATGGGGTCGATGAATTTCTGATCGGTCTCAGAGGTCCCGATCCTTGGCAGGGCGTAGTTTACTACAAGCCGCTAGATCTTCAGGCTGGACTGTTTGCTAAATGGAAGATCAGCAATGAATCGGTTGCCCGTATTGCAGTGGGTCAGTTTTCCAACTCCGGCAGGCCCGACTTCGTAACGATCGGCTACTCGATCAAGAACTATTTCGAAGCCGCAAATCCAAAGGTGATCGTGTATCATAATCAGATCAGTGGACCGTCGATGCAACAAAGCGGCTCCGCCATGGCGGAGTGACTCGGCACACCTCAAGCACAGCCCGCCGACATTACCGAGCCATACGAAGATATCGCAGAACGTGCGAAAACGCGGCTCCTTGGCTGATGTGGTG includes:
- a CDS encoding nuclear transport factor 2 family protein, which codes for MTIELPDVIASYFSADKKGNAQAIAEVFMQDATVIDEGNTYTGRDAIRQWMANASTLYTYTVEPFEIAEDGQRTIVTSHLVGTFPGSPVDLRYLFVLRGDRIAELEIVP
- a CDS encoding SDR family oxidoreductase; the protein is MSPFLTLKGKRALVTSGTRGAGGATMALFKELGADVLTTARTRPPEMPEDRFVAADLTGAEGCARVAEAVRERLGGVDIIVHMLGGSSAPAGGYRSLGDDEWRRELDLNLMPAVRLDRALVPEMEARGSGVVIHVTSIQRELPLPEATTAYAAAKAALSTYSKSLSKQVSPKGVRVVRVSPGWIETESSVALAKRLAAEHGVDVEAGKRMIMDSLGGVPIGRPSTPDEIANLVAFLASDRAGTITGTEYVIDGGTVPTA
- a CDS encoding LysR family transcriptional regulator codes for the protein MQQMNLNSLRVFACVARHCNLQRAADELNLTRGAVSQRIKQLEIDLGVILLERQARGVTLTPEGARCREAVDKALATLETMLTALGQEGEQITLHLGSSTAAKWLMPRMGDFATRFPRISLRTEVHTQQLSRDLARNEIAIWPGKPSDPKPFCNARPLTDIRLVAVCSPDFPRPDWPMGLDTLLTLPLLQDSHRRWEKLIEVSGHRARYKLMNFDRSALALDAAIEGYGVAMAPTYMVESDVSRKRLVEVWFSPEPSTKHLFVSWSQEHVRQPDVHRVVDWIASEFGQERTLENG
- a CDS encoding TIM-barrel domain-containing protein, which gives rise to MTDRTLPASWKPYNTYDYVPIDEWTVGDDIDLFAVSWDGKPHSPRGFDKDWTVFINARARTGAAHAKERDICLVLQVTSCEKNAFRIRFSPAISRFEGFADKVYGPIVKDRLDQIREYEKRHGIRPNLRWNRNGVFVALRSISVEFVRGDDDHLSIQIRRHADGAITDISSGPLLHADPAIGTVANLKRKADGATHYFGLGEILHYNMTSSNDPEFGASEAGGYSTQGRSRLDHSGSAITCYNYDNLWYNQPEVFPLDVPYEETFKANSFVPLYLNAPFYIERSVVQNHQQFLGAFLDNTGQSFFALKNESRDPLAVEAGVQHGEFDCHYMFAEHSADVLDAYTYLMGRGSLDTEDEKTSLNRRAVMPPKYLFGYFQAKYGCLGLIRPKEETDPSRVYVDDIVYGHRDAEIPLEGLGVDIDVQEDKKLFTIKDSFWSGGQVGDGVSVFDWAADFNLLCQTNITPFVRADKIAYDPNDASKAQYATAQGLIEKGYCVQNEGETNIVKFRGPENEADYPGLTYTQIGGVSYPDQNVLVLDYGVNAQTGDRDMIGSVVTDFGNPDAARFWGEQYKSLFENGLAFIWQDMTVPDPMPHVEDGQNFADTSAPRNQFGWSLTGEAPSDDRRRTNTFNWRSYHGQLRLTDPRYGDGRKTPFVELRNFHAYMLARSSYEYGLEAHADLLKSHKRSYIICRSGYPGLQHYSGHWIGDNASTWHHLQVSVAQILNLGLSGIPIAGADVGGFAPGEAPSNPTQTFYGEEGNRNHNPSVYDRLVLGPDDIDIGAVSDPELITRWMQAAALQPWARNHYDAMKKYQEIYHYETAATPDGDTNFGDVMAEFVRFRVRWHHLLYDAMYQNTQTGAPLNKAMCLWDQDDAVFDDENRDILATQFFINNSVLVAPILTHSLAGRAGAYEASTDVYFPRGMDGDEINWLRYDVLADKVDLVAPVTGGLRQTISAKIDSLPLFVREGAIIPERHAATDLDAPFKNIQTLDKFEQPLVLSLYPAISEKCSYTYQLYWDDGGISRAAETEGQFSVIDVHHKASQSARVVTLMPARYNFPLHRYIYLRLRMAEPSAGLISAPSGEVGEAFSSRDALFAYDGEGYFAEQATDSLWIKISTADLAANEALEIRVNT
- a CDS encoding VCBS repeat-containing protein, with the translated sequence MLKQPRFPTVTPPTFEAQTITEKLRSGYWVEVADVDTDGRPDLVCFGMSMDEIYWYENSDNGMHWTCHPMVKGINMPVGMDSMDLTGNGSPDFVVCYDLYGASGTFKEPASEGGRIDWLENPGLSGTPETLWKRHYVGQSPATHRVRVGHFTRRDKIQILGFPIVSQSGMHSLLDITLYTQPDDITSDEPWSSEVVCNNKFRFIHGVEKYSGFCPESGLDANLICSDEGISIFYFNESRKSWIIEKIGHGEQDQFEKTGFRGSGDAAIGAEDGNVAYVAAIEPFHGNCVAVYVLDKETGTWKRHFLDIYSEPNELGESPGHSVVCADFDGDGVDEFLIGLRGPDPWQGVVYYKPLDLQAGLFAKWKISNESVARIAVGQFSNSGRPDFVTIGYSIKNYFEAANPKVIVYHNQISGPSMQQSGSAMAE